The Lichenihabitans psoromatis genome contains a region encoding:
- a CDS encoding NUDIX hydrolase has translation MTSTGPVPLDPSRSYPARPIIAASVAVFRNGRVLLGERVKPPGAGSYSLPGGLVELGETLEEAALRELTEETGVTARITGFNGHVEVLARDNMGRVERHFVVASFIGEWVSGEGIASDETRTIVWANLADLETLPLTPGLKPLLEQAIASRHAGD, from the coding sequence ATGACATCGACCGGCCCGGTGCCGCTCGATCCCTCGCGTTCCTACCCGGCCAGACCGATCATCGCCGCGAGCGTAGCGGTGTTTCGCAATGGGCGGGTGCTGCTCGGCGAGCGCGTGAAACCACCGGGTGCCGGCTCCTATTCGCTCCCGGGAGGCCTCGTCGAACTCGGTGAGACGCTCGAAGAAGCGGCCCTTCGCGAACTGACCGAGGAAACCGGAGTCACGGCTCGGATCACGGGTTTCAACGGCCATGTCGAAGTCCTCGCACGCGACAATATGGGCCGCGTCGAACGGCATTTCGTCGTCGCCTCCTTCATCGGTGAATGGGTCTCCGGAGAGGGCATCGCTAGTGACGAGACGCGCACGATCGTCTGGGCCAACCTCGCCGATCTCGAGACCCTGCCGCTCACCCCTGGCCTGAAGCCTTTGCTGGAGCAGGCTATCGCGAGCCGACATGCGGGGGACTGA
- a CDS encoding SDR family NAD(P)-dependent oxidoreductase, which yields MYQTQSNGPRRTMLLTGASRGIGHATVKRFSSAGWRVITCSRHAFPEDCPWEMGPEDHLQVDLADSDSTATAIEEVRQRLQDGRLDALVNNAAISPKLSGGGRMGAIETNLLDWQKVFQVNFFAPVMLARGLIKELEKAQGSVVNVTSIAGSRVHPFAGAAYGTSKAALAALTREMASDFGPLGIRVNAISPGEIDTAILSPGTDKIIEHLPLRRLGKPEEVAKAIYFLCTEQSSYVHGAEIHIDGGQHI from the coding sequence ATGTATCAGACTCAGTCCAACGGCCCGCGGCGGACCATGCTGCTGACCGGCGCGTCGCGCGGGATCGGCCATGCGACGGTCAAACGATTCTCGTCGGCGGGATGGCGTGTGATCACCTGCTCGCGTCATGCTTTCCCAGAGGATTGTCCGTGGGAAATGGGCCCGGAAGACCATTTGCAGGTCGATCTTGCCGATTCGGACAGCACCGCGACCGCGATCGAGGAGGTGCGTCAGCGCTTGCAGGACGGACGGCTCGACGCCCTCGTCAACAATGCCGCCATCTCGCCGAAGCTCAGCGGCGGGGGCCGCATGGGCGCAATCGAGACCAACCTGCTCGATTGGCAGAAGGTCTTTCAGGTCAATTTCTTCGCCCCGGTCATGCTGGCCCGCGGTTTGATCAAGGAACTCGAAAAAGCGCAGGGGTCGGTCGTCAACGTGACCTCGATCGCCGGCTCTCGTGTCCATCCCTTCGCCGGGGCCGCCTACGGCACGTCGAAGGCGGCGCTTGCGGCCTTGACGCGCGAAATGGCGTCCGACTTCGGACCCCTCGGGATCCGGGTCAACGCTATTTCGCCGGGTGAGATCGATACCGCGATCCTGTCGCCTGGGACCGACAAGATCATCGAGCATCTTCCGCTCAGGCGGCTGGGCAAGCCCGAAGAGGTCGCCAAGGCCATCTACTTTCTTTGCACCGAACAATCGAGCTACGTGCATGGGGCCGAAATCCACATCGATGGCGGCCAGCACATATGA
- the pdxH gene encoding pyridoxamine 5'-phosphate oxidase, whose protein sequence is MGLFKDWLGEAVASEPRDPNAIALATVDQQGLPDVRLVLLKGYDDRGFVFYTNSESQKGEELAANPQAAFVLYWKSLNRQIRVRGRVEAVTKEEADAYFASRHRGSRIGAWASQQSRPLDARSTLEKRVEDLDREFEGKDVPRPDYWKGYRVIASSMEFWQDRASRLHDRIVFSRADDRADWTKLRLQP, encoded by the coding sequence ATGGGCCTTTTCAAGGATTGGCTAGGCGAGGCGGTCGCAAGCGAGCCGCGCGACCCGAATGCGATCGCGCTCGCCACGGTCGATCAGCAGGGCTTGCCGGACGTTCGTCTGGTTCTGCTGAAGGGGTATGACGACCGAGGTTTCGTCTTCTATACGAATTCGGAAAGCCAGAAGGGTGAGGAACTCGCCGCCAACCCGCAGGCTGCCTTTGTGCTGTATTGGAAATCGCTAAACCGGCAAATCCGAGTCAGAGGACGGGTCGAAGCCGTCACGAAGGAGGAGGCGGACGCCTATTTTGCCAGCCGGCACCGCGGGAGCCGGATCGGCGCTTGGGCGAGCCAGCAATCGCGCCCTCTGGACGCACGCTCCACGCTCGAGAAGCGCGTCGAGGATCTCGATCGCGAGTTCGAGGGCAAAGACGTGCCGCGCCCCGATTATTGGAAGGGCTATCGTGTGATCGCCTCGTCGATGGAATTTTGGCAGGATCGTGCGTCCCGACTGCACGATCGCATCGTTTTTTCCCGCGCCGACGATCGGGCGGATTGGACCAAGCTGCGGCTTCAACCCTGA
- a CDS encoding RT0821/Lpp0805 family surface protein has translation MADQSPTGSINRSTVVLSKELDGEDWRRAKAALAVALDPQGNGASVAWDNPRSGAKGSFIATAAPFSKNDKICRSFKAHVVPDPHADRHIEGSACRGPDGDWTVADAREEKQAKA, from the coding sequence ATGGCAGACCAGAGCCCGACCGGATCGATCAATCGGTCCACCGTCGTTTTATCCAAGGAACTCGACGGCGAGGATTGGCGCCGGGCGAAAGCCGCGCTTGCGGTCGCGCTCGACCCACAAGGAAATGGCGCGAGCGTCGCGTGGGACAATCCTCGATCGGGCGCGAAAGGCAGCTTCATCGCGACCGCAGCACCTTTTTCCAAAAATGATAAAATCTGCCGGTCGTTCAAGGCACATGTGGTGCCTGATCCGCATGCCGATCGACATATCGAGGGGTCGGCTTGCCGTGGTCCGGATGGCGATTGGACCGTGGCGGATGCCCGCGAGGAAAAGCAAGCCAAAGCCTGA
- a CDS encoding DnaJ C-terminal domain-containing protein, translated as MRNPYEVLGVPKTADAAEIKKAFHKLAKKHHPDQNKDPKAQERFSEANSANEILGDETKRAAFDRGEIDADGKPRYQSFDGFGAGGGAGGRAGQQAYEYQDFGGGGSPFRGFKGAQGGIDPTDFFSDLFGGGAARGAAGGASAAKGEDVSGTVTVSLNEAVEGAQARVSLPSGRMLDIKIPAGIEDGKQIRLKGQGMPGRGVPGDALITVKIAKHKFFEVDGRDLRLDLPITLYEAVLGGKVNVPTLGGAVELTLPPGARAGKTLRLRAKGLPATGSLPAGDLLVTPRIVLPAEQDPELIAAAEQLRDRHPYTPRSMFD; from the coding sequence ATGCGTAATCCATATGAAGTGTTGGGCGTCCCTAAGACGGCGGACGCTGCAGAGATCAAGAAGGCGTTTCACAAGCTCGCCAAGAAACATCATCCTGATCAGAACAAGGATCCGAAAGCGCAGGAGCGTTTTTCCGAAGCCAATTCGGCCAATGAGATTCTGGGCGACGAGACCAAGCGTGCAGCCTTCGATCGGGGCGAGATCGATGCGGACGGCAAGCCGCGCTACCAGAGCTTTGACGGATTCGGGGCCGGTGGCGGCGCTGGCGGCCGGGCAGGTCAGCAAGCTTACGAATATCAGGATTTCGGCGGTGGTGGATCGCCGTTTCGTGGCTTCAAGGGCGCTCAGGGCGGGATCGATCCGACCGACTTCTTCTCCGACCTCTTCGGCGGTGGTGCGGCGCGCGGCGCGGCCGGTGGTGCTTCGGCCGCGAAGGGCGAGGACGTCTCGGGCACCGTGACGGTGTCGCTCAACGAGGCGGTGGAGGGCGCGCAAGCCCGTGTCAGTCTTCCGAGCGGACGCATGCTCGACATTAAAATCCCGGCCGGGATCGAAGATGGCAAGCAGATCAGGCTGAAAGGGCAGGGCATGCCGGGTCGCGGCGTGCCGGGGGACGCGTTGATCACGGTCAAGATCGCCAAACATAAGTTCTTCGAGGTCGACGGACGCGACCTGCGGCTCGATCTGCCAATCACGCTTTATGAGGCGGTGTTGGGCGGAAAGGTCAATGTGCCGACGCTCGGTGGGGCCGTCGAACTCACCTTGCCGCCCGGCGCTCGCGCCGGCAAGACGCTGCGGCTGCGGGCCAAGGGTTTGCCGGCCACCGGATCGCTGCCGGCTGGCGATCTTCTGGTGACGCCACGCATCGTGCTTCCGGCCGAGCAGGACCCGGAGCTGATCGCGGCGGCGGAACAGCTCCGTGATCGTCATCCCTATACCCCGCGAAGCATGTTCGACTGA
- a CDS encoding anti-sigma factor: MKRMQRVFGDIDALRFVDHRLDDERRAAFLAHLSDDPEQAERIEHWSRQNDVIQAAFAGIAHETVPLWLRLDHMTPERDEALAPIETTAPLKAKPVVHLALPAKPRRHRLKDFRVAALALAAAITMGYFVSRDVMPRRFFEGHQAEVRPPEAHDPIHRLIDRAADAYRTYAIDPLRPVEIASAQQAQLDNWFQRRLSIAVHAPDLRSEGWLLLGGRLAPGDLGPGAYFVFENEAGERLGFYVARTDAAPKTSMIVTAGNGESSAAWIEGPIGLVLSVNKDSAWLSKNIDWLRASIKMPASD, from the coding sequence GTGAAGCGTATGCAACGTGTCTTTGGCGACATCGACGCCCTCCGCTTCGTCGATCACCGCTTGGACGATGAACGCCGGGCTGCATTTCTGGCCCATTTGAGCGATGATCCCGAGCAGGCCGAGCGCATCGAACATTGGAGCCGCCAGAATGATGTTATTCAGGCGGCTTTCGCGGGCATTGCTCATGAGACGGTTCCGCTCTGGTTGCGGCTCGACCATATGACCCCGGAGCGCGACGAAGCGCTCGCACCGATCGAGACGACAGCGCCGCTCAAGGCAAAACCCGTCGTCCACCTTGCGCTCCCCGCCAAGCCGCGCCGTCACAGATTGAAGGACTTCCGCGTGGCGGCTCTGGCGCTCGCGGCCGCGATCACGATGGGCTATTTCGTCTCGCGCGATGTCATGCCGAGGCGGTTCTTCGAGGGACATCAGGCTGAGGTGCGACCGCCCGAAGCCCATGATCCAATCCATCGGTTGATCGACCGAGCGGCCGATGCCTATCGGACCTATGCGATCGATCCGCTGCGACCCGTCGAAATCGCATCGGCACAACAGGCGCAGTTGGACAATTGGTTTCAGCGCCGCCTGTCGATTGCGGTTCACGCGCCTGATCTTCGCAGCGAAGGGTGGTTGCTTCTCGGCGGACGCCTCGCTCCCGGCGACCTTGGGCCAGGCGCCTATTTCGTTTTTGAAAATGAGGCCGGCGAGCGGCTCGGCTTCTATGTCGCCCGGACCGATGCTGCGCCAAAAACCAGCATGATCGTCACGGCCGGCAACGGCGAATCCAGCGCGGCTTGGATCGAGGGGCCGATCGGGCTGGTTCTCTCGGTCAACAAGGATTCGGCTTGGCTATCGAAAAACATCGATTGGCTGAGGGCCAGCATCAAAATGCCGGCAAGCGACTGA
- a CDS encoding RNA polymerase sigma factor, which translates to MSQTDLLPHSAGGSPGRALDLLSLGHREALLLVVLGRFDYPQAAQIIGIPTGTFVTRLVHAREQLGETLWSSTQATAEKAERRQRSTHLRLVKS; encoded by the coding sequence ATGTCGCAGACAGATCTCCTGCCTCATAGCGCCGGAGGATCCCCCGGTCGCGCCCTCGACCTGTTATCTCTCGGACATCGGGAGGCCCTGCTTCTGGTGGTGCTTGGGCGGTTCGATTACCCGCAAGCCGCGCAGATCATCGGCATTCCGACCGGAACCTTCGTGACCCGCTTGGTGCATGCCCGCGAGCAACTCGGAGAAACGCTCTGGTCCTCGACGCAGGCCACAGCCGAGAAGGCAGAGAGGCGGCAGCGCTCGACGCATCTTCGCCTTGTCAAATCGTAA
- the fabI gene encoding enoyl-ACP reductase FabI, with protein MSEATSASKPSVGRGILAGKRGLVMGVANNRSIAWGIAKAAHEAGAELAFTFQGDALEKRVRPLAREISAEVVGHCDVTDSASIDAVFAEVKRLWGKLDFLVHCIAFSDKDELTGRYVDTTAENFSKSLLISCYSFTAVAQRAEKLMIDGGSMLTLTYYGAEKWMPHYNVMGVAKAALEASVRYMAADLGAQNIRVNAISAGPIKTLAASGIGDFRYILKWNEYNAPLRRTVTIEEVGESAAFLLSPLSRGVTGEILHVDAGYHVVGMKNPSAPDISVVGKE; from the coding sequence ATGTCTGAAGCAACAAGCGCCTCCAAGCCGTCGGTCGGGCGGGGGATTCTGGCCGGCAAACGCGGTCTGGTGATGGGCGTCGCGAATAATCGGTCGATCGCCTGGGGGATCGCAAAGGCGGCCCATGAGGCGGGTGCGGAACTCGCCTTCACGTTCCAGGGGGACGCGCTGGAAAAACGGGTGCGGCCGTTGGCACGGGAAATCTCCGCCGAGGTGGTCGGCCACTGCGACGTCACCGACAGCGCCTCGATCGATGCGGTTTTTGCAGAGGTCAAGCGCTTGTGGGGCAAGCTCGACTTTCTCGTTCATTGCATCGCGTTTTCGGACAAGGACGAGCTCACCGGGCGTTATGTCGACACGACAGCCGAAAACTTCTCCAAGTCGCTGTTGATCTCCTGCTACTCGTTCACGGCGGTGGCGCAACGCGCCGAGAAGCTGATGATCGACGGCGGTTCGATGCTGACACTCACCTATTACGGCGCCGAAAAGTGGATGCCGCACTATAACGTGATGGGTGTCGCCAAAGCGGCTCTCGAAGCGAGCGTACGCTATATGGCGGCGGATCTCGGGGCGCAAAACATTCGCGTCAACGCCATTTCGGCCGGCCCGATCAAGACACTGGCGGCCTCCGGCATCGGCGACTTCCGATACATTCTGAAATGGAACGAATATAACGCGCCTCTCCGCCGCACCGTGACGATCGAGGAGGTGGGCGAAAGCGCCGCCTTCCTGTTGTCGCCCCTGTCACGCGGAGTGACGGGCGAGATTCTGCATGTGGATGCCGGCTATCATGTCGTCGGCATGAAGAACCCGTCGGCTCCGGATATTTCGGTCGTCGGCAAAGAGTGA
- a CDS encoding histidine phosphatase family protein, producing the protein MSGSARRERRFLFIRHGETDWNAEGRLQGQKDIPLNQVGQDQAASSGRRALGVLKRDGGDLSQCRFVSSPLGRTCETMRLARLAMGLDPDTYDRDERLREFSFGDWEGLTWADVKLRCPDLIRERRRDKWHFVPPGGESYAMLAERVRPWLDTLSNGEIVVSHGGVARALMVLVGGLSTLAAPNIEITQGRVLKFERNSFAWA; encoded by the coding sequence ATGAGCGGAAGCGCGCGGCGCGAGCGTCGCTTTCTTTTCATACGACACGGGGAAACCGACTGGAACGCCGAAGGCCGGCTGCAAGGCCAAAAGGACATTCCGCTCAATCAGGTCGGCCAGGATCAAGCTGCGTCGTCCGGCAGGCGAGCGCTCGGCGTCCTCAAGCGTGACGGGGGCGACCTGTCGCAATGCCGATTCGTGTCCTCGCCACTCGGGCGCACCTGCGAAACGATGCGCCTCGCGCGTTTGGCCATGGGGCTCGATCCCGACACGTATGATCGCGACGAGCGGCTGCGCGAATTTTCCTTCGGTGACTGGGAGGGATTGACTTGGGCCGACGTCAAGCTCCGATGCCCCGACCTGATCCGCGAGCGTCGCCGCGATAAATGGCATTTCGTGCCGCCGGGCGGCGAGAGCTATGCCATGCTGGCCGAACGGGTCAGGCCATGGCTCGACACCCTCTCCAACGGCGAGATCGTGGTTTCGCATGGCGGCGTGGCGCGAGCCCTGATGGTGCTGGTCGGCGGACTATCGACCTTGGCGGCCCCAAATATCGAAATCACGCAAGGTCGGGTGTTGAAGTTCGAGCGCAACAGTTTCGCTTGGGCTTAA
- a CDS encoding Pls/PosA family non-ribosomal peptide synthetase — translation MKISPAESSDGVVRTLDSSLEPSRLVGPLKPEFVRDELLCEIFASAVAATPDAIALRSGRLTQTYAEVDALATGIARGLLKRGLRPGKVAGLWMGRGPDLLISQIAIAKTGAAWLPFDADAPVDRIATCLGDAEAVLLLSNDAYRTKAGGAMPCPIVVAADLVEPDDRSVVDARALGATPADPAYLIYTSGSTGVPKGIVITGANICHYLRSANDLYRIEPTDIVFQGASVAFDLSMEEIWIPYLVGASLFVASAEMLGEADKLPDLMSMAGVTVLDTVPTLLGMISQDISSLRLIILGGEACPPVIAQRWCRPGRRIYNSYGPTEATVVATASEVRINEPVTIGGPIANYTCYVVDEHMTLLPRGIEGELVIGGPGVAKGYLKRDSLTAEKFVANPFGTENHDPILYRSGDAVVMDRAGKIGFRGRIDDQVKIRGFRVELGEIEAKLAVLTGVAQVTVVLRTDDGIDQLVAFIVPDRAAPSDSLEAKHLRSVLRDELPPYMVPTRFEIVNDLPRLSSGKADRKVLRSVALTTPVMVEAQEEPRSDTEASLLAAAKQVLPPQAIPFDADFFTDLGGHSLLAARFVSVVRQIQHLSGLTLQDMYKLRTLRAISASLDAKSAQQGGVRDLGFEPPSLRRRFLCGLAQAAVLPLIIALMTFQWLGVFISYMLLTGSDAGFFEEAASLIGIYMLINVATVLFAIAGKWLILGRMKPGRYPLWGVYFFRWWVVQRLVSLTHPKWMQGSPVMRTFLRALGTKVGPNAIIGDIDIGSFDQLSIGEDASIGGKVKFNNARVEGNLFIVGEISIGRDTYIGTSCVIEEDVVVGEGAELKDLTAIAAGGRVGDWQVWDGSPGRQTGTASRAELDELPTASLGRRIVQGLLYVVMLLVIPPLGLIPIFPAFWVFDQIDSWIDVPEVDRLTYLASLPILAWPTAFALVLVTVAFIAAIRWIVLPRVSEGRYSVYSWFYMRKWIVALSTEITLETLSSLFATVYMRGWYRLMGAKIGKDAEISTNLSGRYDLIDIGEKCFIADEVVLGDEEVRRGWMILKKVRTGARVFIGNDAVVPIGADIPDGALIGIKSKPPTNEELSPGDTWFGTPPIKLPVRQRFDGGGANWTYEAPRWKKLMRAVFEAVHISLPTMLFIVFGTWSVELLGPKLLDGRYGQVTLLFIGVSLLISLTMTAVVILVKWATMGRYEPTVQPMWSFWAMRTEAVAVMYWGLAGKVLLDHLRGTPFLPWLLRLFGAKFGKGVYLDMTDITEFDCVTVGDFVSINALAALQTHLYEDRVMKVGRVNIGNGVTIGAGSTVLYDTHVGDFARLGPLTLVMKGESIPPHTEWAGAPAEPKDRPVVVVEPKRAA, via the coding sequence ATGAAGATAAGCCCGGCCGAGTCGTCGGACGGCGTTGTGCGGACTCTGGATTCGTCGCTGGAGCCTTCGCGACTGGTCGGTCCGCTCAAGCCCGAATTCGTGCGAGACGAACTTCTCTGCGAGATTTTTGCGTCGGCCGTGGCCGCGACCCCCGACGCGATCGCGCTTCGGTCGGGTCGTCTGACGCAGACCTATGCCGAGGTTGACGCGCTTGCGACCGGCATCGCGCGGGGCTTGCTCAAGCGCGGCCTCCGTCCCGGCAAGGTGGCCGGGCTCTGGATGGGACGCGGACCGGATCTGCTGATCAGCCAAATCGCCATTGCCAAAACCGGCGCGGCTTGGCTGCCGTTCGATGCCGACGCACCGGTCGATCGCATTGCGACCTGCCTCGGCGATGCTGAAGCCGTGCTGCTGCTTAGCAACGACGCTTATCGCACCAAAGCGGGCGGCGCGATGCCGTGCCCCATCGTGGTGGCGGCCGACCTCGTCGAACCGGACGATCGTTCGGTCGTCGATGCGCGGGCGCTCGGCGCGACTCCCGCAGATCCCGCCTATCTGATCTACACGTCCGGCTCGACCGGCGTGCCGAAAGGCATCGTGATCACCGGCGCCAATATCTGCCACTATCTCCGGTCCGCCAACGATCTCTACAGGATCGAACCGACCGACATTGTTTTTCAGGGCGCCTCGGTCGCGTTCGACCTGTCGATGGAGGAGATCTGGATCCCGTATCTCGTCGGTGCAAGCCTGTTCGTGGCAAGTGCCGAGATGCTGGGTGAGGCCGACAAACTGCCCGACCTGATGAGCATGGCGGGCGTGACGGTTCTCGATACGGTGCCGACGCTGCTGGGGATGATCTCGCAGGATATTTCGTCACTGCGCCTCATCATTCTGGGTGGGGAAGCCTGCCCGCCCGTCATCGCCCAGCGCTGGTGCCGACCCGGTCGCCGTATTTACAATTCCTATGGTCCGACCGAAGCGACCGTGGTCGCAACGGCCTCCGAGGTGCGGATCAACGAGCCCGTCACGATCGGCGGCCCGATCGCCAATTATACCTGTTACGTTGTCGACGAGCACATGACCTTGCTGCCCCGCGGCATCGAGGGCGAGCTCGTGATTGGCGGCCCCGGTGTCGCCAAGGGGTACCTCAAACGCGACTCGCTGACGGCTGAAAAGTTCGTCGCTAATCCGTTTGGGACCGAGAACCACGATCCGATTCTCTATCGCTCCGGTGATGCGGTCGTCATGGATCGCGCCGGCAAGATCGGGTTCCGGGGTCGTATCGACGACCAGGTTAAGATTCGCGGCTTCCGCGTCGAGCTCGGCGAGATAGAAGCCAAGCTCGCGGTTCTAACGGGTGTCGCGCAAGTGACGGTTGTGCTTCGCACCGACGATGGCATCGACCAACTCGTCGCCTTCATCGTGCCTGATCGGGCCGCACCAAGCGACAGTCTCGAAGCCAAGCATCTCCGTAGCGTGCTGCGGGATGAACTGCCGCCCTATATGGTTCCGACTCGTTTCGAGATCGTCAACGATCTGCCGCGCCTGTCATCCGGTAAGGCTGACCGCAAGGTGCTGCGAAGCGTGGCGCTGACGACACCCGTGATGGTCGAGGCGCAGGAAGAGCCGCGGAGCGACACCGAAGCCAGCCTTCTGGCCGCCGCCAAACAGGTGCTGCCGCCCCAGGCGATCCCGTTCGATGCCGACTTCTTCACCGATCTCGGTGGCCATTCGCTGCTGGCGGCTCGTTTCGTTTCCGTCGTCCGACAGATCCAGCATCTCTCGGGGCTGACCCTGCAGGACATGTACAAGCTGCGGACGCTGCGGGCGATCTCGGCCTCGCTCGATGCGAAATCGGCGCAACAAGGCGGCGTCCGCGATCTCGGTTTCGAGCCTCCCAGCCTGCGGCGCCGCTTCCTCTGCGGGTTGGCGCAAGCCGCGGTGCTGCCGCTCATCATCGCCTTGATGACGTTTCAGTGGCTCGGCGTTTTCATCAGCTATATGCTTCTGACCGGTAGCGATGCCGGCTTCTTTGAGGAAGCCGCATCCCTGATCGGCATCTATATGCTGATCAACGTCGCGACCGTTCTATTCGCGATCGCCGGCAAATGGCTCATTCTCGGCCGTATGAAGCCGGGGCGTTATCCGCTTTGGGGCGTTTACTTCTTCCGCTGGTGGGTGGTGCAGCGCCTCGTGTCGCTGACCCATCCGAAGTGGATGCAGGGGTCGCCAGTCATGCGGACCTTCCTGCGTGCGCTCGGCACCAAGGTCGGACCCAATGCCATCATCGGCGATATCGACATCGGGTCGTTCGACCAGCTGTCGATCGGGGAGGACGCCAGCATCGGCGGCAAGGTCAAGTTCAACAATGCCCGGGTCGAGGGCAACCTGTTCATCGTGGGCGAGATCTCGATCGGGCGCGACACGTATATCGGCACGTCCTGCGTGATCGAGGAAGATGTCGTAGTCGGCGAAGGGGCCGAACTGAAGGATCTGACCGCCATCGCGGCGGGTGGACGCGTGGGCGACTGGCAGGTGTGGGACGGGTCGCCGGGTCGGCAGACCGGAACCGCGAGCCGGGCCGAACTCGATGAGTTGCCGACCGCATCGCTGGGCCGACGCATCGTGCAGGGGCTGCTCTATGTCGTCATGCTGCTCGTCATTCCGCCGCTTGGCCTGATCCCGATCTTCCCGGCTTTCTGGGTCTTTGATCAGATCGATAGCTGGATCGACGTGCCGGAGGTCGACCGTCTCACCTATTTGGCGTCGCTGCCGATCCTGGCTTGGCCGACGGCCTTTGCCTTGGTGCTCGTCACGGTCGCTTTCATTGCGGCGATCCGCTGGATCGTGCTGCCGCGGGTGAGCGAGGGACGCTACTCGGTCTATTCCTGGTTCTACATGCGGAAGTGGATCGTGGCGCTTTCGACCGAGATCACGCTCGAAACGCTGAGCTCGCTCTTCGCCACCGTCTATATGCGCGGGTGGTATCGGTTGATGGGCGCCAAGATCGGCAAGGACGCCGAGATCTCGACCAATCTATCAGGTCGCTACGATCTCATCGATATCGGAGAGAAATGCTTTATCGCCGACGAGGTTGTGCTCGGCGACGAAGAGGTTCGCCGTGGATGGATGATCCTGAAGAAGGTCCGGACCGGCGCTCGCGTCTTCATCGGCAACGATGCCGTCGTGCCGATCGGGGCCGATATTCCGGACGGGGCGCTGATCGGCATCAAGTCGAAGCCGCCGACAAATGAGGAACTTAGCCCGGGCGACACCTGGTTCGGGACGCCACCCATCAAGCTGCCGGTTCGGCAGCGGTTTGACGGTGGCGGCGCAAATTGGACCTACGAGGCGCCACGCTGGAAAAAGCTGATGCGCGCCGTGTTCGAGGCCGTGCATATTTCCTTGCCCACCATGCTGTTTATCGTCTTCGGGACCTGGTCGGTCGAATTGCTCGGGCCGAAGCTTCTCGATGGCCGCTACGGACAGGTCACGCTGCTGTTCATCGGTGTCTCGCTGCTGATCTCCCTCACCATGACGGCGGTGGTGATCCTGGTGAAATGGGCCACGATGGGCCGTTACGAGCCGACCGTGCAGCCGATGTGGTCGTTCTGGGCGATGCGGACCGAAGCCGTTGCGGTGATGTATTGGGGACTGGCCGGCAAGGTTCTGCTCGACCATCTCCGTGGCACGCCGTTCCTCCCCTGGCTGCTGCGGCTGTTCGGCGCGAAGTTTGGGAAGGGCGTCTATCTCGACATGACCGACATTACGGAATTCGACTGCGTCACAGTCGGTGATTTCGTGTCGATCAACGCGCTCGCGGCTCTCCAAACGCATCTCTACGAGGACCGCGTCATGAAGGTCGGCCGTGTCAATATCGGCAATGGTGTGACGATTGGGGCGGGGTCGACCGTGCTTTACGACACGCATGTGGGTGACTTCGCGCGCCTCGGCCCGCTCACTCTGGTCATGAAGGGCGAGTCCATTCCGCCGCACACGGAATGGGCCGGCGCGCCGGCCGAGCCGAAGGACCGCCCTGTCGTGGTGGTTGAGCCCAAGCGAGCCGCGTGA